One Thermodesulfovibrionia bacterium DNA segment encodes these proteins:
- a CDS encoding peroxiredoxin gives MRSDNLYEIPLDVPIPQDDGAARHLLDKAVPSVGLASTRGDSVRLSDPANGLVVVYCYPRTGRPDSEALGGTANWNAIPGARGCTPQSCAYRDLHAELRGLGAVIYGLSTQTTDYQLEAAQRLHLPFPLLSDANYELSDSLQLPQFEVAGNRLLKRITLIIRGGHIIHYLYPVYPPDEDAKNVIEWIRGQAR, from the coding sequence ATGCGCAGTGATAACCTTTATGAGATCCCATTAGATGTTCCCATACCTCAAGATGATGGAGCTGCTCGGCATCTGTTAGATAAGGCTGTCCCTTCAGTAGGGCTTGCATCCACTCGTGGAGATTCAGTAAGACTCAGTGATCCGGCGAATGGGCTTGTTGTTGTTTATTGTTACCCTCGTACAGGGCGTCCTGATTCGGAAGCACTTGGAGGTACAGCTAATTGGAATGCAATTCCAGGTGCCAGAGGTTGTACTCCCCAGTCATGTGCATACAGGGATTTACACGCAGAGCTGAGGGGTCTAGGGGCTGTAATCTATGGCCTGAGTACACAAACGACTGATTATCAGTTGGAAGCAGCCCAACGTCTTCATCTCCCCTTTCCATTGCTAAGCGATGCAAATTACGAGCTTTCAGATAGCCTTCAGCTGCCACAATTTGAAGTGGCAGGCAATCGGCTTCTCAAGCGTATTACTTTGATAATTAGAGGCGGCCACATTATCCATTACCTCTATCCGGTCTACCCACCAGACGAGGATGCCAAGAATGTTATCGAGTGGATTCGTGGGCAAGCCCGCTAA